The Deinococcus koreensis genome window below encodes:
- a CDS encoding alpha/beta fold hydrolase, producing the protein MPIPRRAAACALLTLTLAGAQGTPAARPAATPVPEAALNRVGAVRVVRPGLTVPGTPRELNASITIRYGPARPRAVLLLMPGYLGGAGSFDRLARQIVALDGAVAVWAVDRRSNLLEPQAELARATPADLSRIVQRGLPARPPGSVAFMQDWGLDVALRDWRVAVQEARTLTPNVFLGGHSMGGSLSGLYAAYDFAGQPGAADVRGLVMLDGVPGLLADRPLTPQQYQQGGLNVLGPLAGLNRLAGRPYVDSLVFGPSLASRAAAQARLAALAPDALAPAGGLTPFPATNLAAGLLQLERRYALLPFLTLQTGRPTNAIEAPSFTALALGGQDSHWLIGPQDRSRPVGWQADPAAPTDALDFVRRFWTPLSDYSEWYFPNRLPLDLAAARLNTRGTPFEQRLRVWHTAEVTTPILGIAAQHGVVTEDGFRAYAAGTRARLTTHTLAGASHLDIVAARGDQVVRWILAWMAPLRR; encoded by the coding sequence ATGCCCATACCCCGGCGAGCCGCCGCCTGTGCCCTGCTGACCCTGACGCTGGCGGGGGCCCAGGGCACGCCGGCCGCCCGCCCGGCCGCGACTCCAGTCCCCGAGGCGGCCCTGAACCGGGTCGGCGCCGTGCGGGTCGTCCGGCCGGGGCTGACCGTTCCCGGCACTCCGCGTGAACTGAACGCCAGCATCACCATCCGCTACGGCCCGGCCCGGCCCCGCGCGGTGCTGCTGCTGATGCCCGGTTACCTGGGCGGTGCGGGCAGTTTCGACCGGCTGGCGCGGCAGATCGTGGCCCTCGATGGGGCGGTGGCGGTGTGGGCGGTGGATCGCCGCAGCAACCTGCTGGAGCCCCAGGCCGAACTGGCGAGGGCCACCCCGGCCGACCTGAGCCGCATCGTGCAGCGCGGGCTGCCGGCCCGTCCCCCCGGCAGCGTGGCCTTCATGCAGGACTGGGGGCTGGACGTGGCCCTGCGCGACTGGCGGGTGGCGGTGCAGGAGGCGCGGACGCTGACCCCCAACGTGTTCCTGGGCGGCCACTCGATGGGCGGAAGCCTGAGCGGCCTGTACGCGGCCTACGACTTCGCCGGCCAGCCGGGCGCCGCCGATGTGCGCGGCCTGGTCATGCTCGACGGGGTGCCGGGCCTGCTGGCCGACCGCCCCCTGACGCCCCAGCAGTACCAGCAGGGCGGCCTGAACGTGCTGGGGCCGCTGGCCGGACTGAACCGGCTCGCGGGGCGGCCCTATGTGGACTCGCTGGTCTTCGGCCCCTCGCTGGCGAGCCGCGCCGCCGCGCAGGCCCGGCTGGCGGCCCTGGCCCCGGACGCGCTGGCCCCGGCGGGCGGCCTCACCCCCTTCCCGGCGACCAATCTGGCGGCCGGACTGCTGCAGCTGGAGCGCCGCTACGCCCTGCTCCCGTTCCTGACCCTGCAGACCGGGCGCCCGACCAACGCCATCGAGGCCCCCAGCTTCACCGCGCTGGCCCTGGGCGGCCAGGACAGCCACTGGCTGATCGGGCCGCAGGATCGCAGCCGGCCGGTGGGCTGGCAGGCCGATCCCGCCGCCCCGACCGACGCGCTGGACTTCGTGCGCCGCTTCTGGACGCCGCTGAGCGACTACAGCGAGTGGTACTTTCCCAACCGCCTGCCGCTCGACCTGGCGGCCGCCCGCCTGAACACCCGGGGCACGCCCTTCGAGCAGCGTCTGCGGGTCTGGCATACCGCCGAGGTGACCACGCCCATCCTGGGCATCGCCGCGCAGCACGGCGTGGTCACGGAGGACGGCTTCCGCGCCTACGCCGCCGGCACCCGCGCGCGCCTGACCACCCACACGCTGGCGGGCGCCTCGCACCTGGACATCGTGGCCGCCCGGGGCGATCAGGTGGTGCGCTGGATCCTGGCCTGGATGGCGCCGCTGCGCCGCTAG
- the yedA gene encoding drug/metabolite exporter YedA: MTHATPRSTVLTPLVLASLVTVYLVWGSTYYAIKVAIETLPPLGMLGVRFLVAGALLMLVLRLRGAALPSARGWGASALVGALLLGGGTGLVTLAEREASSSVAAMLIAVSPLFAALFARLWGERSAGHEWLGIGVGLLGVILLNVSELRATPLAALLLFLAPLCWTLGSQWSRHLPLPPGLMGSAAEMLTGGGLLLLAGAAMGERWQPPSGPSLWALAYLTVFGSLLAYSAYMYLVAHTRPALATSYAYVNPVVAVLLGVGLGGETLGLGGWLALGVILAGVGLVVWPRAAQTPASEPAA, encoded by the coding sequence ATGACCCACGCCACGCCCCGCTCGACCGTCCTGACCCCGCTGGTGCTGGCCAGTCTGGTCACCGTGTACCTCGTGTGGGGCAGCACCTACTACGCCATCAAGGTGGCCATCGAGACCCTGCCGCCCCTGGGGATGCTGGGCGTGCGCTTTCTGGTGGCCGGCGCGCTGCTCATGCTGGTGCTGCGGCTGCGCGGCGCGGCGCTGCCCAGTGCGCGCGGCTGGGGCGCCTCGGCCCTGGTGGGGGCGCTGCTGCTGGGCGGCGGCACGGGGCTGGTGACCCTGGCCGAGCGCGAGGCCAGCAGTTCGGTCGCCGCCATGCTGATCGCGGTCTCGCCCCTGTTTGCGGCGCTGTTCGCCCGGCTGTGGGGCGAGCGCAGCGCCGGGCACGAGTGGCTGGGGATCGGCGTGGGGCTGCTGGGCGTGATCCTGCTCAACGTCTCCGAGCTGCGGGCCACCCCGCTCGCGGCGCTGCTGCTGTTCCTGGCCCCGCTGTGCTGGACCCTGGGCAGCCAGTGGTCGCGCCACCTGCCGCTGCCCCCGGGCCTGATGGGCAGCGCCGCCGAGATGCTGACCGGGGGCGGGCTGCTGCTGCTGGCGGGCGCCGCGATGGGCGAGCGCTGGCAGCCGCCCTCTGGCCCCAGTCTGTGGGCCCTGGCCTACCTGACGGTCTTCGGCAGCCTGCTGGCCTACTCGGCGTACATGTACCTGGTGGCGCACACCCGCCCGGCGCTGGCGACCAGCTACGCCTACGTGAATCCGGTGGTGGCGGTGCTGCTGGGGGTGGGCCTGGGCGGCGAGACCCTGGGCCTGGGCGGCTGGCTGGCGCTGGGGGTGATCCTGGCGGGGGTGGGGCTGGTGGTCTGGCCCAGGGCCGCCCAGACGCCCGCGTCCGAACCGGCGGCCTGA
- the rsr gene encoding RNA-binding protein Rsr, translating into MKNYLNAITPLKRNQTERLDPRQVANHAGGYVYALSDEARLTRFLVLGTDGGTFYASERGHTLQASEFVKTFVLLDAGAALRVTLDVVRMGRAPRPDPALLVLALIAKTAPEATHRKAAWDALPEVARTGTMLLHFLAFADALGGWGRLTRQGVARVYENAPLDRLALWAVKFKARDGWAQADALRKAHPKTTDAGRNAVLKFMVDGVLPDVGELTEPALRVIEGHLLAQSVTTDRGAATLMRGYGLPIEAVPTHLRGAEVYRAAMETNGLTWLLRNLGNLGRVGVLSTNDREVVRAVVERVTDPDALKRGRVHPLDALKAHLVYAQGRGVKGKGEWVPVPQVVDALQDAFYLAFGAVQPAGKRFLLGLDVSGSMGVGTVGGVPGLTPLLGTAAMALVTARTESAYSALAFSAAGGGYGGRWGGGTPGLTPLTISPRQRLDDVVGAMQKIPMGGTDCALPMLWAAKHGLAVDTFVVYTDNETWAGDVHPTVALDRYRQTMGIGARLIVVGMTATGFTIADPDRADMLDVVGFDSAAPGVMAGFARGEL; encoded by the coding sequence ATGAAGAACTACCTGAACGCCATCACGCCTTTGAAGCGCAACCAGACCGAGCGGCTCGACCCGCGCCAGGTCGCCAACCACGCGGGCGGGTATGTGTATGCGCTGTCCGACGAGGCGCGTCTGACGCGCTTCCTGGTTCTGGGCACCGACGGCGGCACCTTCTACGCGAGCGAGCGGGGGCACACCCTGCAGGCCTCGGAGTTCGTCAAGACCTTCGTGCTCCTCGACGCGGGTGCGGCGCTGCGCGTGACGCTGGACGTCGTGCGGATGGGCCGCGCGCCCCGACCTGACCCGGCGCTGCTCGTGCTGGCGCTGATCGCCAAGACGGCGCCGGAGGCCACGCACCGCAAGGCCGCCTGGGACGCCCTGCCCGAGGTCGCGCGCACCGGCACCATGCTGCTGCACTTCCTGGCCTTCGCGGACGCGCTGGGCGGCTGGGGTCGCCTGACCCGTCAGGGCGTGGCGCGCGTGTACGAGAACGCGCCGCTGGACAGGCTGGCGCTGTGGGCCGTGAAGTTCAAGGCCCGTGACGGCTGGGCTCAAGCCGACGCGCTTCGCAAGGCCCACCCGAAGACCACGGACGCGGGCCGCAACGCGGTGCTGAAGTTCATGGTGGACGGCGTGCTGCCAGACGTGGGCGAGCTGACCGAGCCCGCCCTGCGCGTGATCGAGGGTCACCTGCTGGCGCAGAGCGTGACCACCGATAGAGGCGCGGCGACCCTGATGCGCGGCTATGGCCTGCCCATCGAGGCTGTGCCGACCCACCTGCGCGGGGCTGAGGTCTACCGCGCCGCCATGGAGACGAACGGCCTGACCTGGCTGCTGCGGAACCTGGGCAACCTGGGGCGCGTGGGCGTGCTCAGCACGAATGACCGCGAGGTCGTGCGCGCGGTCGTGGAGCGGGTGACCGACCCCGACGCGCTGAAGCGTGGGCGCGTACACCCGCTGGACGCCCTGAAGGCCCATCTGGTGTACGCGCAAGGACGCGGCGTGAAGGGAAAGGGCGAGTGGGTGCCCGTGCCTCAGGTGGTCGATGCGCTGCAGGACGCCTTCTACCTGGCCTTCGGGGCGGTGCAGCCGGCCGGGAAGCGCTTCCTGCTGGGACTGGACGTCTCGGGCAGCATGGGGGTGGGCACGGTGGGCGGCGTGCCGGGGCTGACCCCGCTGCTGGGCACGGCCGCGATGGCGCTGGTCACGGCCCGCACGGAGAGCGCCTATTCGGCGCTGGCTTTCAGCGCGGCGGGCGGGGGCTACGGCGGACGCTGGGGCGGCGGCACCCCCGGCCTGACCCCGCTGACCATCAGCCCCCGGCAGCGCCTGGACGATGTGGTGGGCGCCATGCAGAAGATCCCGATGGGCGGCACCGACTGCGCCCTGCCGATGCTCTGGGCGGCGAAGCACGGGCTTGCGGTCGATACCTTCGTGGTCTACACCGACAACGAGACCTGGGCCGGGGATGTCCACCCGACGGTGGCGCTGGATCGGTACCGCCAGACGATGGGCATAGGCGCACGCCTGATCGTGGTGGGCATGACCGCCACCGGGTTCACCATCGCTGACCCCGACCGGGCCGACATGCTGGACGTCGTGGGCTTCGACTCGGCCGCGCCGGGCGTGATGGCGGGCTTCGCGCGGGGAGAGCTGTAG
- the ychF gene encoding redox-regulated ATPase YchF, with protein MGLAIGIVGLPNVGKSTLFNAITRAGALAANYPFATIEPNVGRVMVPDERLGALSQVFTKGERVPPIIPTFVEFVDIAGLVRGASQGEGLGNQFLANIREVDAIAHVVRCFEDGNVIHVANRVDPLDDIETINTELILADLSGLEKRVQNLQKKAKGGDREAREQLAVGEQILKVLGEGKPARAGTYEGAVPREFGLITTKPVIYVANVGEDHLTEDNDHVRRVREFAAAEGAQVVKISAQIEGELAEMPEDEARAFLHDLGVEESGLDQLVKVGYQTLGLITFITSGEKEVRAWTIHDGETAPEAAGEIHSDLQRGFIRAEVIEWNKMVEAGGWAGAKSKGWVRTEGKDYVMKDGDIMNVLHNM; from the coding sequence ATGGGATTAGCCATCGGAATTGTCGGGTTGCCGAACGTCGGGAAGAGCACGCTGTTCAACGCCATCACACGCGCGGGGGCGCTGGCCGCCAACTACCCCTTCGCCACCATCGAGCCGAACGTCGGCCGGGTCATGGTGCCCGACGAGCGGCTGGGCGCGCTGAGCCAGGTCTTCACCAAGGGCGAGCGCGTGCCGCCGATCATCCCCACCTTCGTGGAGTTCGTGGACATTGCCGGGCTGGTGAGGGGCGCCTCGCAGGGCGAGGGCCTGGGCAACCAGTTCCTGGCCAACATCCGCGAGGTCGACGCGATCGCCCACGTGGTGCGCTGCTTCGAGGACGGCAACGTGATCCACGTCGCCAACCGGGTCGATCCGCTGGACGACATCGAGACCATCAACACCGAACTGATCCTGGCCGACCTGTCGGGGCTGGAAAAGCGCGTGCAGAACCTGCAGAAGAAGGCCAAGGGCGGCGACCGCGAGGCCAGGGAGCAGCTGGCCGTGGGCGAGCAGATCCTCAAGGTGCTGGGCGAAGGCAAGCCCGCGCGCGCCGGAACCTACGAGGGCGCGGTGCCCAGGGAATTCGGCCTGATCACGACCAAGCCCGTGATCTACGTGGCGAACGTCGGTGAAGACCACCTCACCGAGGACAACGACCACGTGCGCAGGGTGCGCGAGTTCGCCGCCGCCGAGGGCGCGCAGGTCGTAAAGATCAGCGCCCAGATCGAGGGCGAGCTGGCCGAGATGCCCGAGGACGAGGCCCGTGCCTTCCTGCACGACTTGGGCGTCGAGGAGAGCGGCCTGGATCAGCTCGTCAAGGTCGGCTACCAGACGCTGGGCCTGATCACCTTCATCACCTCCGGCGAGAAGGAGGTGCGCGCCTGGACGATCCACGACGGCGAGACCGCCCCCGAGGCCGCCGGCGAGATCCACTCCGACCTGCAGCGCGGCTTCATCCGGGCCGAGGTGATCGAGTGGAACAAGATGGTCGAGGCCGGCGGCTGGGCCGGGGCCAAGAGCAAGGGCTGGGTTCGCACGGAAGGCAAGGACTACGTGATGAAGGACGGCGACATCATGAACGTGCTGCACAACATGTAG
- a CDS encoding N-acetylmannosamine-6-phosphate 2-epimerase — MPPSDTSPSSTLERLRGGLVVSCQANPGSPLRDPYIISRLALAAEAGGARGLRIQGFGDVQAVRAVTALPIIGLTKTDRDDTDVYITPTSAEAVNLAELGAGIVALDATRRPRPEPLPDMIAAVHRAGAQVMADISTLDEALTAMEAGADIVGTTLSGYTPYSRQLTGPDWALLAELRAAGLPFVAEGRINSPAEAAQALGLGAHFVVVGSAITRPDVVTGWFAQALRGAADPA; from the coding sequence ATGCCCCCGTCCGACACCTCCCCCTCCTCCACGCTGGAGCGGCTGCGCGGCGGCCTGGTCGTGTCGTGTCAGGCCAATCCCGGCAGCCCTCTGCGCGACCCGTACATCATCAGCCGGCTGGCGCTGGCGGCCGAGGCCGGCGGAGCGCGGGGCCTGCGGATTCAGGGCTTCGGGGACGTGCAGGCGGTGCGCGCGGTCACGGCCCTGCCGATCATCGGGCTCACCAAGACCGACCGCGACGACACCGACGTGTACATCACGCCGACCAGCGCGGAAGCGGTGAACCTGGCCGAACTGGGCGCCGGAATCGTGGCGCTGGACGCGACCCGGCGGCCCCGGCCCGAGCCCCTGCCCGACATGATCGCGGCGGTTCACCGGGCCGGCGCACAGGTCATGGCGGATATCAGCACGCTGGACGAGGCGCTGACGGCGATGGAGGCCGGGGCGGACATCGTCGGCACCACCCTGAGCGGCTACACGCCCTACAGCCGGCAGCTCACAGGCCCCGACTGGGCGCTGCTGGCCGAGCTGCGGGCGGCGGGCCTGCCCTTCGTGGCCGAGGGGCGGATCAACTCGCCGGCCGAGGCCGCCCAGGCGCTGGGGCTGGGCGCCCACTTCGTGGTGGTGGGCAGCGCGATCACCCGCCCGGACGTGGTCACCGGCTGGTTCGCCCAGGCGCTACGGGGAGCCGCAGACCCGGCCTGA
- a CDS encoding sulfite oxidase-like oxidoreductase, translated as MLGKFFKKPADDMNGRVPPGQTLTTRFPVLTYGPTQHYRPADVVVRISGLAQERSFTWADLLALPQTTLTYDIHCVTHWSKLETTWTGVRATDLLELLQLDPAATHVMQHSVGGYTTNLSLEDFARPENLLAHTFGDQPLDAEHGGPLRMVVPHLYFWKSAKWLTGLEFMDRDQAGFWERNGYHMRGDPFREQRYDDDA; from the coding sequence ATGCTCGGGAAATTCTTCAAGAAGCCGGCCGATGACATGAACGGGCGCGTGCCGCCCGGCCAGACCCTGACCACCCGGTTTCCGGTGCTCACCTACGGCCCGACCCAGCACTACCGCCCCGCAGACGTGGTGGTGCGGATCAGCGGTCTGGCCCAGGAACGCAGCTTCACCTGGGCCGACCTGCTGGCCCTGCCGCAGACCACCCTGACCTACGACATCCACTGCGTGACCCACTGGAGCAAGCTGGAGACGACCTGGACGGGCGTCCGCGCCACCGACCTGCTGGAACTCCTGCAGCTCGACCCGGCCGCCACCCATGTCATGCAGCATTCGGTCGGGGGTTACACCACCAACCTGAGCCTGGAGGACTTCGCCCGGCCGGAGAACCTGCTGGCGCACACCTTTGGCGACCAGCCGCTGGACGCCGAGCACGGCGGCCCCCTGCGGATGGTGGTGCCGCACCTGTACTTCTGGAAGAGCGCCAAGTGGCTGACCGGCCTGGAGTTCATGGACCGGGATCAGGCCGGCTTCTGGGAGCGCAACGGCTACCACATGCGCGGCGACCCCTTCAGGGAGCAGCGCTACGACGACGACGCTTGA
- a CDS encoding DAK2 domain-containing protein, translating to MLRYATDWLGVYREQVNALNVYPVPDGDTGTNMHLTMQSVRRELDTCEQTSMPSVARAISYGALLGARGNSGVILSQLLKGFAETIRDAAEVDAAGLIRAFQAAQKSGYGAVMKPVEGTILTVARGVAEGARGETVEAVLEAALFKGQEYLDKTPDMLPALKQAGVIDSGGQGYLYIVQGMLAQLRGEALPPAPEITAYAQQQFETEEFGFCTEFLMSGATRPIEEIRELVTPFGDSLLVVGAEGYVKGHIHTNEPDQLLATVGRYGKMLKTKVEDMSEQHTEILGMAGAAAKAEEEVPPSGLVAVANGYGLVKLFRSLGARIVSGGQTANPSVQDIVDAVRSVSAEKVIVLPNNKNVLMAAEKAMELMEGRAVVIPTKTLGQGIGAALAFQQGTDAEELKDAMTVGANNVTTFEVTRASRTTNITTREGVTLAIQEGDVIGLRDDELVQAGGKPEDSVMQMLNKAYSGQEIITIFGGPQKTQADLDALAGRIGAEFPMVEIEAHAGGPDLYDYLVTLE from the coding sequence ATGCTCCGCTACGCCACCGACTGGCTGGGCGTGTACCGCGAGCAGGTCAACGCCCTGAACGTCTACCCGGTGCCCGACGGCGACACCGGCACCAACATGCACCTGACCATGCAGTCGGTGCGCCGCGAGCTGGACACCTGCGAGCAGACCTCCATGCCCAGCGTGGCCCGCGCGATCTCCTACGGCGCGCTGCTGGGCGCGCGGGGCAACTCCGGCGTGATCCTCTCGCAGCTCCTCAAGGGCTTCGCGGAAACGATCCGCGACGCCGCCGAGGTGGACGCGGCCGGGCTGATCCGGGCCTTCCAGGCGGCGCAGAAGTCCGGCTACGGCGCGGTCATGAAGCCGGTCGAGGGCACCATCCTGACCGTGGCGCGCGGCGTGGCCGAGGGCGCCCGGGGCGAGACGGTGGAGGCCGTGCTGGAGGCGGCGCTCTTTAAAGGCCAGGAGTATCTGGATAAAACTCCGGACATGCTGCCGGCACTCAAGCAGGCCGGCGTGATCGACTCCGGCGGGCAGGGCTACCTGTACATCGTGCAGGGGATGCTGGCGCAGCTGCGCGGCGAGGCGCTGCCGCCCGCGCCCGAGATCACGGCCTACGCCCAGCAGCAGTTCGAGACCGAGGAATTCGGTTTCTGCACCGAGTTCCTGATGTCGGGGGCGACCCGGCCCATCGAGGAAATCCGCGAGCTGGTCACGCCCTTCGGGGACAGCCTGCTGGTCGTGGGCGCCGAAGGCTACGTGAAGGGCCACATCCACACCAACGAGCCCGACCAGTTGCTCGCCACTGTGGGCCGCTACGGCAAGATGCTCAAGACCAAGGTCGAGGACATGTCCGAGCAGCACACCGAAATCCTGGGCATGGCCGGCGCCGCCGCGAAAGCCGAGGAGGAGGTGCCGCCGTCGGGGCTGGTCGCGGTGGCGAACGGGTACGGGCTGGTCAAGCTGTTCCGCTCGCTGGGCGCGCGCATCGTGTCGGGCGGGCAGACCGCCAACCCCTCTGTGCAGGACATCGTGGACGCGGTGCGGAGCGTGAGCGCCGAGAAGGTCATCGTGCTGCCGAACAACAAGAACGTGCTGATGGCCGCCGAGAAGGCCATGGAGCTGATGGAGGGGCGCGCGGTCGTGATTCCCACGAAGACGCTCGGCCAGGGCATCGGCGCGGCGCTCGCCTTCCAGCAGGGCACCGACGCCGAGGAGCTGAAGGACGCCATGACGGTCGGGGCGAACAACGTGACCACCTTCGAGGTCACGCGCGCCAGCCGCACGACCAACATCACGACCAGGGAGGGCGTCACGCTGGCGATCCAGGAAGGCGACGTGATCGGCCTGCGCGACGACGAACTGGTGCAGGCCGGCGGCAAGCCCGAGGACAGCGTGATGCAGATGCTGAACAAGGCCTACTCCGGCCAGGAGATCATCACCATCTTCGGCGGGCCGCAGAAGACCCAGGCCGATCTGGACGCGCTGGCCGGGCGCATCGGCGCCGAGTTCCCGATGGTCGAGATCGAGGCCCACGCGGGCGGGCCGGACTTGTACGACTACCTCGTGACGCTGGAGTAG
- a CDS encoding mismatch-specific DNA-glycosylase, with protein MAEGSTEAQADLTGGGEYLVPDVLQPGLTLLLVGTAPSRISAAQRAYYANPTNKFWRVLHEVGLTPRRLSPHEYPALPGYGIGLTDVAKRHSGVDSALPTAAWRPAELLDKVGRYRPRLVAFTSKRGASETLGVPTGRLPYGPQPHSLQGAEVWVLPSTSPLGHTHFTLEPWRALARRVAELQALEGASPAALP; from the coding sequence GTGGCTGAGGGCAGCACTGAAGCGCAGGCCGACCTCACGGGCGGCGGCGAGTACCTCGTGCCGGACGTCCTGCAGCCCGGGCTGACCCTGCTGCTGGTGGGCACCGCGCCCAGCCGGATCAGCGCCGCCCAGCGGGCGTACTACGCCAACCCGACCAACAAGTTCTGGCGGGTGCTGCACGAGGTCGGCCTGACCCCCCGGCGCCTGTCGCCCCACGAGTATCCGGCGCTGCCCGGCTACGGCATCGGCCTGACCGACGTGGCCAAACGCCACAGCGGCGTGGACTCGGCTCTGCCCACAGCGGCGTGGCGACCGGCGGAGCTGCTGGACAAGGTCGGGCGCTACCGGCCGCGCCTGGTGGCCTTCACCTCCAAGCGCGGGGCGTCCGAGACGCTGGGGGTGCCGACCGGCCGGCTGCCGTACGGCCCGCAGCCCCATTCCCTGCAGGGCGCGGAGGTCTGGGTGCTGCCCAGCACCAGCCCGCTGGGCCACACCCATTTCACGCTGGAGCCCTGGAGGGCCCTGGCCCGGCGGGTCGCGGAACTGCAGGCCCTGGAGGGAGCCTCCCCAGCCGCACTGCCGTAG
- a CDS encoding DUF4032 domain-containing protein — protein sequence MSANQHRNTARGEVERARFMSDIRDMVAILRRQPNELLPFDWVKHLAPDGEHQLGIQTIPVDHIIGSVDRYREFDRHYLPKESHLDERWIGVRSAQLQGKELPPIQVYKVGDLYFVKDGNHRVSVARRQGQMYIDAHVIELNVVVPPDENDTLKDLIIKGEYAQFLKATNLDRILPHHRQILFTTPGRYEKLLEHIRTRQYFLDQKRFQEGREPVTWEEAVESWYCRLYLRIVENLELHNVMFRFPGRTEADLYLWIMDHRYFLTQKYGHDVGSEEATKDFRAHYAPPLYKRIGQRVQLMLKGKLDPAM from the coding sequence ATGTCCGCGAATCAACACCGCAACACGGCACGTGGAGAAGTCGAGCGCGCCCGCTTCATGAGCGATATCCGCGATATGGTCGCCATCCTGCGCCGTCAACCCAATGAACTCCTGCCCTTCGACTGGGTCAAGCACCTCGCCCCCGACGGCGAGCACCAGTTGGGCATCCAGACCATTCCCGTCGACCACATCATCGGTTCCGTCGACCGCTACCGTGAGTTCGACCGTCACTACCTGCCCAAGGAGTCGCACCTCGACGAGCGCTGGATCGGCGTGCGCAGTGCGCAGCTCCAGGGCAAGGAACTGCCGCCCATTCAGGTCTACAAGGTGGGCGACCTCTACTTCGTCAAGGACGGCAACCACCGCGTCTCGGTGGCGCGCCGGCAGGGCCAGATGTACATCGACGCCCACGTGATCGAACTGAACGTCGTGGTGCCTCCGGACGAGAACGACACCCTCAAGGATCTGATCATCAAGGGCGAGTACGCGCAGTTCCTGAAGGCCACCAACCTCGACCGCATCCTGCCGCACCACCGCCAGATCCTCTTCACCACGCCCGGCCGCTACGAGAAGCTGCTGGAGCACATCCGCACCCGGCAGTATTTTCTGGATCAGAAGCGCTTCCAGGAGGGCAGGGAGCCCGTGACCTGGGAGGAGGCGGTCGAGAGCTGGTACTGCCGCCTGTACCTGCGGATCGTGGAGAACCTGGAACTGCACAACGTCATGTTCCGCTTCCCGGGGCGCACCGAGGCCGACCTGTACCTGTGGATCATGGATCACCGCTACTTCCTGACCCAGAAGTACGGCCACGACGTGGGCAGCGAGGAGGCCACCAAGGACTTCCGGGCCCACTACGCCCCACCGCTCTACAAACGCATCGGGCAGCGGGTACAGCTGATGCTCAAGGGAAAATTGGATCCGGCGATGTGA
- a CDS encoding Asp23/Gls24 family envelope stress response protein, which translates to MTGSIQITEAALASLIGLSAHEIPGVVGMAPANLKEGISRVLGRANASDGVVIGREGGRYTADLYIVAAYGVSIPTVAQNIVDRVTHTVKTQAGIELSATRIHAVGVQRV; encoded by the coding sequence GTGACTGGCTCCATTCAAATCACCGAGGCGGCCCTGGCCTCGCTTATCGGGCTGAGCGCCCACGAAATTCCTGGCGTGGTGGGCATGGCCCCCGCGAACCTCAAGGAAGGCATCAGCCGGGTGCTGGGGCGTGCGAACGCCAGCGACGGCGTGGTGATCGGCCGGGAGGGCGGCAGGTACACCGCCGACCTGTACATCGTGGCCGCCTACGGGGTCAGCATTCCCACCGTGGCGCAGAACATCGTCGACCGGGTCACGCATACCGTGAAGACCCAGGCGGGCATCGAACTCAGCGCCACGCGCATCCACGCGGTGGGGGTACAGCGTGTCTGA